Below is a window of Myxococcales bacterium DNA.
GTCGTGACCCCAAGCTACTCGGCGATCAGATCGCGCGCGCGTGGGTCGACCTGTTCCGCGCCGAGGCTCTCTCCGGACCAATCCTGCTGGTGCTCGACGATCTGCACTGGGGCGATCTCGGGAGTTTGTCGCTGGCGCTGTCTCTAGCCACGAGCTTGCCCGAGTCCCCGATCTTCACGGTCCTCCTGGGACGCCCCGAGGTGTTCGAGGTGTTTCCGCGGCTGCGCGAGGCCCGCGACGTGGTGGAGCTGCCGCTGCGCAAGCTGAGCAAGAAGGCCTGCGTCGAGCTGGCGCGAGACGCCCTCGGTCCCGGCGTGCCGGAGGCGCGGGTTTCGCTGCTCGTGAACCACGCCGACGGGAACGCCCTCTATCTGGAGGAGCTCATTCGCGCGCAGGCTTCTGGCGCCGACAGTGATGTGCCCGAGACGGTGCTGGCCATGGTGGGGGCGCGACTCGAGGCGCTCGAGCCCGAAGCTCGGCGGGTCCTCCGGGCTTGCAGTGTCTTCGGCGAGACCTTCTGGCCCGAGGGCGTGCGCCGCCTGCTCGGTGCGCGGCACACCGACGACGGCGGAGAGTGGCTGCGCGAGCTGTGTTCGCGCGAGCTCGTCCTGCGTCAGCCCAGCACGAAGCTAGGCGGACGCGAGGAGTACGCATTCCGTCACTCGCTCCTGCGCGAGGCAGCGTACCGGATGCTCACGCCCGAAGATCGTGCGCTCGGACACCGCCTGGCCGCGGAGTGGTTGAGCGAAAACGGCGAGAGCAACGCGCTGGTCTTGGCGGAACACTGGGATCAGGGCAACGAGGCGGAGCGGGCCATGAGCCTGTATCTACGCGCCGCCGAACAAGCGCTGGCGGGGAACGATTTTCCGCGCGTGCTCAGCTGCACCGAGCGGGCGCGCGTCATGGGCGCGACGGGTGATCTGTTGGGGCAGCTCGCGATGATCGAGTGCGATGTGCTCGATTGGCAGGGTGAGCATGCGGAGGCTAGCCTGCGGGCGGCAGCGGCAGCGCTCGCGTTCACACCCGGGTCGGTCGGTGAAATTCACGCGCGGCTCGAGGCTGGACTGCACGAGTCGCGGATCGGGAAACTCGATGGCTTGATCGCCGCGGTCGAGCGCTTACCCCAGTTCCCCGAAGCCGACCGTGACACCCGCGTGGCGCTGACCCTGGCGCGCGCCGTGTCGCAGCTGCTGCGGGCCGGCCGCATGGAGCTGGTGCGTTCGGTCGTCGAGAGCCTGGAGGCTGCGCAGGCGGAGCGCAAAAACGACCCAATGTACGAGTACGCGGTTCAGCTCGGCGCCGCCTGGGTCGCGCTCTTTGCCGGAGACATAGCGGCGAGCCTGGCTCACGACGAGGCCGCCGTCGTCGCGGCGGAGCGCGCGGGCAACCTGCGGATTGCCTGCAAACAGCGCGCAGATGCCGGCTACGAACGTCTGTTGCTCGGGGACTACGCCGGTGCGCTGGAGCTGTTCGTCACCTCGCTCGACCAAGCGCAGACGATGGGGCTCGAACCCGTGCGACTCGAGTGTCTGCACAACGGTGGGTTGGCGCTGTGCCGGCTCGGGCGCCTCGACGAGGCGGTGGATTTCGAGCAACGAGCCGTGGAGGGTTACGCCAAGGTCAAGGACTGGCGGCTGCAAGGCGCGTCACACTGCTACCTGTCGATCATCCAGCTCGAACGCGGCGACGCTGCGGCGGCGGAGGTCGAGGCCCGCATGGGCTCGGGGCTGATGTCGGAGGTCCCCGCGACTCATGGGTTCGGGTTGGCGTGCCTGGCGCAGGTGCTCCTGGCCCGGGGAAAGAACGTCGAGGCGCTCGACGTCGCCGAGCGGGGTCGGGCCGAGCTCGAAGTGGCGGGGCAGGTGGAAGATGGCGGCCAGCTGATCCGTCTGGCGATTGCAGAAGCATTGGCCGCCAACGGCAAGCAGCCCGAGGCCAACGCCGCGATCCGCTTCGCCAAGGACACGCTGCTCGCGCACGCCGAGCGCATCCAGGACGCCGAGTCGCGCCGCAGCTTCCTCGAGCGAGTTCCGGAGAACGCACGCACGCTGGAGCTGGCCCGGGCTTGGCTCGCGCCAAGCGAGCAGTGAGCCAGCCAGTGAAGGCCGGCGACGTGCGCTCGCTCAGAGCGCGGCGAGCCCCGCTGCCGGGTCGAGTCACTGGCAGCAGACTGTCATCGGCCCGGTGGGTGTTGCGCTGCCCACCGGCGTGCCACCGCCGGGCACACAAGCCGGCGCGCTGGCCGTGACCTTCACCGACCGCAAATTCGGCGGGGCCGTGATCTGGAGACACGTTCCTCCTTTGGGGATCGGGCTACTCGTCCCCGAACATCCGGTCCCGTCGAAGTCCTCCGCGCTGACGGCGCAAACCCCGCTGTTGTCGCAGGTGCACGCGCTGCAGCCGCGGGTGTCGTCGACGCTCGAGTGGACACTGAGTTGATTGGGGTAGCTCGCCGGGCAGCTCACTGTGCCGACCGAGTACACGCAGCGCTTGCTGTAGTTGGCGTCGGGTTGTGGTGTGCACACGCCCGCGGCGCAGCCGGCACCGAAGCTGGTGGGCACACACAGCGCGTGACGCGAGGTCCACCCGATCGGAGGCACCGAGGGGCTACCCGCGGGCGTCGGCGAGCAGCTCAGGTTGCCCGACACTCCCGTTACGTAGTTCGCGAAGGACGGGACACTCACCGAAAGATCCGTGCAGCCTTCACCGAGCGGCGTATAGGTCCCGCTCGAGGTGCAGGTGTTGGTCTGGTACTTGACCAACGCTAGGCACGTGGGCGAGCTTTGCGCGCTGCACTGGCACCCCACGGCGCTGCAGTCGGCGGGCGCTACCGAGAACCCCGCGAAGAACCCCAGCTGAGCGAAGGTTCCAGAGGCGCAGGGCGGCGGAGGCTGCGCGCCAGTGCCGGTCCAGAGCAGGCCCGGTCCCTTGAACCCCGAAGGCGCGGCCGGCTCGCAGGAGAACTGACCCTGACAGGCCACGTCGGCGCAGTCGATCTGCTTGTTGCCGTCGTCATCCACGCCGTTGAGACAGTCCTCGCCTCCGCCGAGACCACTGCCTCCCGAGCCGCCGACGGCGGCGTCGCCACCCGCGCCACCGAGCCCTCCCGACGCGCCGAGCCCTGCTGGTTCGTCCTGGTATTCGCCGTCGATCCCCAGCACGGATGCGCAGCCGAGAGGGAGCACGCAGAGTGCAACGAAGAAGCAGCGGCGCATGCGGAGCGGCACTCTAGCGCAAACTGACCGCTGACGTGATCACCGGGTTTGGCGCAGACACTTGCCGGGTTACCCGACGGGGCTGTGTGTCATCTTGCACGGGCGTAGAGCACTGCGTCTCCGGAGCCCGCCACGCGCTCGACCCAGTACAGACACTTGTCGTCCAGGCCAATGACCTCGACGAAGTGGTCGCTCGGCACGCTGGCCATGGGAACTGCTGCGCCGCCGTCGTTCGGGATCTTGACGAGGGAACCGGGAGCGTCCTTTCCCTTGCCGGCTAGCGTGGCAAACACTCCCTTCTGGTCCACCGCGATGCGCGCGTTCTTCACCAGCCCCGCGGCGAGCTTGGTGGCGGTGCCGCCGGATTTCTTGACCTTCATCAGATCGCCCTTCAGCGCCAAGCTGAAGTAGATGTTCGCGTCGTCGATGCCGAGGGCGAAGGGCCGCTCTTGCCGCGGCGCGATCACCTTGGGCTTGGCGCGTTCGAGCCCGAAGCGGAGCACGCGGTTCCCGCTGGAGTCCGTCACGTAGATGGCCTCCGCGTCGGTCACCACTGCGCTGAAGCCTCTCGGCTGCTCCTCCGTGTCGGGTCGCTCCGACACGTCGAGCTCGTAGGTCATGCCGCTGCCCTTGTCGGCGCGAATCAAGCGATCATAGGGCCCGTAGTCGCTGGGGACGCCGTAGATGTACTTGTCCGTCGCGGTGACACTGAGCGAAGAGAAGGTCTCGACCAGGGTCTTCGACTCGCCCCCCGCCTTCGGCATCTTCATCAAGCGGATGCCGGATGTGAAATATACGGAGGCGTCGTCCACGACGACGCCTCGCGGTTCGAGCGACAGCGAAGCGAGGTTCATCCCACCCTTGCCGTCCTTGCGCGCCCGGCGCAGATCACCGCGCCCGCCAAAGACCTGCCACCTCCCGTAGTAGAGGTGGGTGGCGTCGGCTGCCAGGTCGTAGACATAGCCACTCGTCTTGTCGAGCGCGGTCGGCTCGCTGCCAGCAAGACAACCCCCCGGCGGGGGCTCCGGGGCCGGCGCAGCGCTCGCACTCGCGGTTGCCGTCGGCTCTGCCGTGACTTCGGTCTTGGACTTGTCACACGCCGAGAGCGCCAGCGCGAGCGTAACGGTGATGGCGATCGTGCGCCGGCCAAGGATGAGCGTCCGCATGCTTGCCTCTCCGTCAGTGGATTGCTCGGCGCGACCGTCGTACTCGGCGATGCACCTCTGAGACTCAGCCGAACAGAATTGGTCGCTGCTGACAAGCGACCGCGGGTTCATCCACCCTTGTTCCGTGACGTGTCATCCGGGAAGCCGAAGTGAACTGGGTCGACGTTGGGCTGATAGTCACAGAATTGGGTGTAGTCACCGGATGCGGCGATGGTCTCCGCACTGGCGGCGCAGTACGGACAGCGCGCGTGTTCGTCCGCCGAGAACATCTGCCCGGTGCGTCGGCACCGAAGCGTCTCCAGTCTCACTTTGGACTTCGTATGAGGGTCGTCCGGCATGACCGCACCTCCCGCTTTCGGTCAGCATAGCGAGCTAGCCGGTCGTCGGCTGCGCAAGTTTTGCCTGCGCGGCGCAGCTCCGGTGCAGGCAAATCCTCTCCAGCGGCGTGCTCAGCTCAGCGCCGAGACGCGCGCTCGCAAGCCGTCCTTCGGCTCGGGCGGAATGATTTGCATGCGGTAGCTCAGCTCTTGTTTGGGCAGCTCCCAGCTGTAACCCCTGAGCAAGAGCACCGTGAACATCTTCATGAAATAGGTCGCGTAGTCCGTGCCGGGGCACTTGTGCCCCGTGAGCGGTCCCGGCCCTTGCGGAGCAAACGCGTGGGTGTGTCTCTTGTGCTCCGCGCGTCCCTTGGCAAACCGCTCCGGATCAAAACGGGTCGGCTCCGGGTAAATGTCGGCGAGCATGTGATTCTCATGCAGCGCCAGGCAGACCATGAAACCCGCCGGGATGGGTGGCCGGCGAAGCTGATGTCGCGTTTTGCCTTGGCCATGATGAAAGGCAACATCGGAGTGATGCGCTTGGTCTCGTCGACGACGCGGCTGAGCAGCGGCATGCCGTGAAGCGTCTCCAGGTTGACCTCGCCGGCCCCTGCTTGCTCGCGCACCTCGTTGGCGAGCGTCTGTCTCAGCTCGGGATTCTGGTCCAGGCGGAGCACGACCGCCGCGAGCTCCGCGAACACGATGTAGCCCGCGAGGAAGATGTGGTGCAGCTCCAAGACCGCCGCGTCATCATCGATTTGGCTGCCGTCGGCTGCCTTCGCCTGCAGGATGCGGGTGAAGCCGACGTCGCGGCCCTTGCGGCAGGCCGCGACCTGTTCGCGCAAGAAGACCAGCAGGCGATCGCGAGCCTGATTGGCCTTGCGCAGCGGCGTTCCGGGCATATCGATGGGTGCGGCACCCACCCCGCGGGTCACGGCGCCGTAGTCTTGCGCGAGCTGATCGAGCTCGGGTCCCGGGCCGAGCCCGAGCATGTTGCCTGCGATGCCTTCGATGGCCAGCTGCGTCAGCTCGGGGACCCAGCGGATCTCGTCTTCTGCGGCCCATCCGGTCAGGCGGCGTTCGATCGCGGCTTGCAGTCCGGGCATGTAGCTGGACAGAGCGGCGCGGTCGAAGCCGGCGAGGACCTGCGCTTTTCGCAGCCTGTGGGGCGCGCCGTCCATGGACGGCAAGCTGTGTCCGCCGAACAAACCAAAGATGTGATCGAACATCGAACCGTCGCGCATCAGCTGGGTCTGATCCACCCACAGCTCGCACGCCGCGGGGCCGGTGATCACGGCGACGTCGCGGCCCACGATCCGCGTCTTGAACAGGCGCCCGTGTTTTTCCAGCCGGACTTTGACGAAGCGAAACGGGTCTCGGACGAAGGCCAGGGTCTCGCCAATCAGCGGCCAACCGCGGCTGCCCGGCGGTGGCGGCAGCGGTTCGCCCGTGCGAGCCGTCCCCGGGGGCGGCTCCTCGACGCAGTCGGCGATGGCGAGCGCGAGGTTCTTCAGGTCTGGCGTTCCGGTTGCTGCCAGCGTGCGCGCGACCTGCGCCGCGTTGCGCTCGTCCGCGCTGAGTTTCAGTGAGTCCCCCAGCTTGGCCAGGATCTCGACCTCTGCGTCGTGGATCACGCCGTCCGCACGCGCGATCCAAGAGGCGATGGCGTACACGAAGCTCTTGGCGTCGTCGTCGAGCTCGAGCCCGGCCAGGGCGTCGAACTCGACCCGCTGCCGGGTGCTCTCCTCGACCGCCTCCAGATCGGCTCCCGAGAGCCCACACGCACGCGCAGCTTGCGCGAGCGCCTGCGCCTCCTCCGGAGCGACCTCCCCGTCGGCCCACGCGACCGCTGCCAGTGCCACGAATACGTCTCGCCCCAGCTCCATCCTCGGATCTCCTCTTTCCGCTTCTGGGAAGCGGCAGAGCGACTCTAGCAGGCTGGGGTGCGCAACGGTTCTGCCAAGGGCGCTCGATGCCGCCGGCACGACGCGAACCTCGCTAGCCGACAGTGTGGCTCCGAGCGGAGCCCGGGCCCACACCGAGCAGGGATCCCACCGCCCACAGCCGGTCCTGCCCCATCACCAGCGTCTCGCCGATCCGGAAGCAGGGCACACCCCAGTGGCCCAGGCCAAAAAGCTCCTGGCGATTGGCCTCGGCGGTCGCGCGCCAGCCGTCGTCTCCGAGGGCGCCGAGAGCCGCGCGCCACTCCAATCCGGCCCGCTCCGCGAGCGTGCGCAGCCCGCGGTCACTGCCCGCGTCGATGCCCTCTGCCCACACGCCGCGCATGAACGACGCCAGGTAGTCCTCGCCCCTTCCGACCCGCTCGGCCAGCGGCATCAGCGACAACCCTCGCTCCACCGGTCGCCCGACGGGATCGTTCACGCGGCCAAACGGGATGCCGCGCGCAAAGGCTTCGCGGGCCGCGTCTTCCGCGATGTAGCGGCGCTTCGCGCGCGGGACGGGCAGCCCACGCATCACCATGGGGAGCACGAAGCGCAGGCGGAGCTTCGCGCCGGTGAGCCGGGCAAGCTCGAAGATCCTCGGCGTCACGATGGCGGAATAGGGGCTGCGCAGCGAAAAGAAGAAGTCGATCTCGGGCGCCGGTTCGAGTGGGGTAGGGGTCCGCAAATCTTTGCTGGGCGGGAAGAGCAGATCGTCGACACCCGAGCGCGCGGCCCCAAGCTCCTGCAGTCGCTGCTCGAGGTGGTACAGACGATCGAGACCCCAGTACCACTCTCCGCCGTAGTGAAAGGTGGCGCCGAGGTAGTGACCCAAGCGCGCGCGGAGCGCGGTCCCGCGCCGAACGCTGGTTTCGGCGCGCTGGTCCGCGCCCGAGGTCGTCGCCGCGAGTGCTTCGGGCTCGCTCCAGAGTCGTCGAGAGATCGCCCAAGCTTCGTCGACGAAACGCCCGGTTTCGATGGCCTCGGCCAAGAGCGCAGTCGCCTGCCGCACGCTCTCTGCCGCAGGCTGGGCGCCCGGGTCGGCCAGCTCGAGCCCAACGTGCTCGGCGAGCTGCGCTGCATCGCGCCGGCTGTGGGTCACGAGCATGGCTTGCTGGGGCGCGGCGTCGTCGGGCGGCGGACCGGTCAAGTGCGGCACGAGCTCCACGTCGTAGCGGGCGAGCAGGCGTGGGAGCGCCGCGGTCGCCAGGGCGCTGTACGGATCATCGACCTGGTGAAAATAGTGGATCCGGTGCGGTTCGCCGCGCCGTTTGCGTTTGCGCTCCGCGCGTGAGCGTTTCGCTAGCAGTCGCTCCCGCGACAACAGCCGCGCCGCGACGATGGGCATCAGCAGGCTCTTCAGTGACATCAGACTCTGCGTTCGCTGAGGGGCGAAAGCATCCCACAAAGCGGTCGACCCTGTCAGAACGCGTTCTCGAGCTGCTCGATGTCCTTCCGGAGGTCGTAGGCTTTGCGCGGGGCAGGCGCTGCCGCGGGGCTACCCGGGCGGTTTTGGCTCGCGTCGGCGGCCTCGCTCTTTCTCATCTCCACCACCAGGGTGGGCGGGTATTCGATCTGGTACTGGATCTCGAATTTTCGCTTCTCTTTCGGCTGGAGGGTCAGCGGCCAGCGCAGGATGCCCTTCCCGTCGGGCTTCACGTCCGGGGTGATCTTGATGCCGCTGATCACGATGTCCTTGTCCTCGGACACCGGAATGCGATCGGCGAGCTTCAGCGACATGGTCTTGCCGGACAGGTTCTCGACCGTGACGACGAAGGCGAGCTGCATCTGGGTGCGCTGCTTGCGCACCAGCGCACTCCGCTTCTTGTCGAGCACCCGGGAGATCTTCAGCTGATCTGCCACGCTCAGGAAGACCGCGAATTGTTCTCCGTCCGCGACGAAGTCGAGGCTGGTCATGCCCAGGAATGCGCCGCCCTGGTAGAGGGCCACGTTGCCCGGCAAGAGCGACTGTCCGCTGTCGTTGAGCATCTCCAGAGTCTGAGCTGCGTTGAGGGACTGCTCGGGAGCCGCGACGATGGCCTTCTTGGCCTTCAGGTTCGCGCGACCGAGCGGCACCCTGACCGAGCGGCCATCTGCGCGCACCTTCGTGGTGTTCATGGCCTTGAACTGCGCGGTCGTCCCGCGCTGCTGCAGGCTCTGGAAAATTTGCACCGTCTTGCTCTGGGTCACCTCCAGAAACTCGACGTTCGTCTGGTAGCTCTGCTCGAAGCTGCGGCTTCGTCCGGCGCTCTGCACCCGGGTGTTCCACAGACGATTCTGCCCCTTGAACGCGGCTTCGGCACGCTTGAACGACGCCGATTGCCGCTCGATGGTCTGGCTCGCGGCTCGACCCGCGCCGAGCGTGAGCGCCTCGAGCTCAGGGATGCGAACGGCAGCGGTGGACGACTGCGTGGAGAACGTCAGCTCCGCGTTGTCCCAGTCCTCGCCGCTCGCCTGGGTGACGACCGCAAACGAGGTGACCTCGACCGATGTGGCGTCGCTGCCGGTGGCGCGAAGCTCGTGGGATGCCTCCCAGGTTGCGCCAGGAAGCAAGTAGCTGAGCTGGAGCTGGCCGTCGGCGGGCGTCGTCCCTTGCACGGTCACGAACACGCGCGTCTCTTCGAGCTGGGTCAAGCCGCGCAGATCGTCGAGGTGGTGTTTGGCGGCCTCGACTGCCGGGGCGAGCTTCTCGCGCTCGGCCTGGACTGCGCGCCGCCCCTTGGCGATCTCCCGCATCTTCGTGGCGATGAAGTCGACGACCGCCGCGTAGGTGCTGACACCGACACTGCCGGGGATCACGACGCTGCCGGCTGGCGGCGGGCTGCCCGCGACCACGTCCTTGTTGAGCTTGTCGAGGGAGAACGCCTTGATGTCGTCGACCTGTTTGGTCTGAGCGTCGAGCACCTTGAGCTCGTCATCGAGCGCGAGCAGTCGGCTGGCCAGTACGCGAGCGTCGGCCTCGGCCTTGCGGTAGCTCTTGCCCGTAGCCTGCGCGAGGTAACTCCTGCCGACCCGCACGTCGAGGATGCGGCCGTTGGTGATGGCCGCGCGCACGGAGCCATCGTCGACCCAGCCGGGCAGGTGTTTGAACGCGTACACGGTTGGTTCGGTGGTGAGCTTGACGCTTGCTTCCCGGGACACGAGCGCTCGGTCCGAGTAGACCGTCACCTTGCGGATCGCAGACGGGACGGAGACCGCGTTGGGGTCGTCCGCGGACACCAGACTGGCCTGAGGGACCGAGGGGTCGACCGTGCCAGCTGCGCCCGAGCGATTGGCCGAGGCGGCGGACTGTGCGGTCGCTGCGCTTCGAGCGCAGCCCGTTGCCATCACCAGCCATCCTCCAAGGCAAATCCAAGCCAGTTGCCGCATGCTCTCGGTTCTCGACATTGTCACTCCTCTGCTCGAGGCAGGCGTCGTGCCTCCGCTGGGCGGCAGTGTGCCAGGCGCTCGAGCGTCGCTCCAGCGGCGTATACGTGCGGACCGACGTTCCGATCTGACGCGGCGTGAAGATTCCCCCGGTAACGCGCCGCACGACGCGCCTGTGCGCTGGATTTGGCGAAGCGCCTTCGCCGAGCGCCTTGCTCCGTCCTACTTCACCAGC
It encodes the following:
- a CDS encoding protein kinase is translated as MNDVGTIAERFETEALAGSGGMGSVYRARDRLTGGLVALKLMTSAPKNDWRFEREAELVAQLTHPGIVRHVAHGRLDDGRLWLALEWLEGEDLEARLGGRGLTMRESLVLARRVAEALGAAHSVGVVHRDVKPGNIFLVDRDPLRPKLLDFGVARVVGAKATRTGSALGTPAYMSPEQARGERDVDARADVWSLGGVLFECLTGSPPFTGDHPMAILGKIVIARAPLVTELRPEVPIAVTELVARMLSRERDGRPPSGNAAAVEIAELGELGVPDRTTRSARRPSLTATEQRLLGVIMADSWQGRDVDLATAPTLSPGQMDEALSRARTIASGFGGHLEAVAANSVIVTFTVGGTAVEQATRAARCALALRSALPEMRFAVSLGLGVMAAMSASGEVIDRAAALLRALHTLSARGSPIALDSAAAGLLDAAFEIETRGEVRLLVAEHDALEVARTLLGRPTPCLGRDNEIRTLCDVLEESIGDPGARLALVTGAAGLGKSRVVSELGRVARARDVDVWVARGDPMSAGAPYALASRALRRAARALDAEPPEGQRDKLVARVARRVPAADVARVSTFLGEMTGILFDADPSVELLAARRDPKLLGDQIARAWVDLFRAEALSGPILLVLDDLHWGDLGSLSLALSLATSLPESPIFTVLLGRPEVFEVFPRLREARDVVELPLRKLSKKACVELARDALGPGVPEARVSLLVNHADGNALYLEELIRAQASGADSDVPETVLAMVGARLEALEPEARRVLRACSVFGETFWPEGVRRLLGARHTDDGGEWLRELCSRELVLRQPSTKLGGREEYAFRHSLLREAAYRMLTPEDRALGHRLAAEWLSENGESNALVLAEHWDQGNEAERAMSLYLRAAEQALAGNDFPRVLSCTERARVMGATGDLLGQLAMIECDVLDWQGEHAEASLRAAAAALAFTPGSVGEIHARLEAGLHESRIGKLDGLIAAVERLPQFPEADRDTRVALTLARAVSQLLRAGRMELVRSVVESLEAAQAERKNDPMYEYAVQLGAAWVALFAGDIAASLAHDEAAVVAAERAGNLRIACKQRADAGYERLLLGDYAGALELFVTSLDQAQTMGLEPVRLECLHNGGLALCRLGRLDEAVDFEQRAVEGYAKVKDWRLQGASHCYLSIIQLERGDAAAAEVEARMGSGLMSEVPATHGFGLACLAQVLLARGKNVEALDVAERGRAELEVAGQVEDGGQLIRLAIAEALAANGKQPEANAAIRFAKDTLLAHAERIQDAESRRSFLERVPENARTLELARAWLAPSEQ
- a CDS encoding cytochrome P450 — encoded protein: MELGRDVFVALAAVAWADGEVAPEEAQALAQAARACGLSGADLEAVEESTRQRVEFDALAGLELDDDAKSFVYAIASWIARADGVIHDAEVEILAKLGDSLKLSADERNAAQVARTLAATGTPDLKNLALAIADCVEEPPPGTARTGEPLPPPPGSRGWPLIGETLAFVRDPFRFVKVRLEKHGRLFKTRIVGRDVAVITGPAACELWVDQTQLMRDGSMFDHIFGLFGGHSLPSMDGAPHRLRKAQVLAGFDRAALSSYMPGLQAAIERRLTGWAAEDEIRWVPELTQLAIEGIAGNMLGLGPGPELDQLAQDYGAVTRGVGAAPIDMPGTPLRKANQARDRLLVFLREQVAACRKGRDVGFTRILQAKAADGSQIDDDAAVLELHHIFLAGYIVFAELAAVVLRLDQNPELRQTLANEVREQAGAGEVNLETLHGMPLLSRVVDETKRITPMLPFIMAKAKRDISFAGHPSRRVSWSAWRCMRITCSPTFTRSRPVLIRSGLPRDARSTRDTPTRLLRKGRDRSRGTSAPARTTRPIS
- a CDS encoding DsbA family protein; this encodes MSLKSLLMPIVAARLLSRERLLAKRSRAERKRKRRGEPHRIHYFHQVDDPYSALATAALPRLLARYDVELVPHLTGPPPDDAAPQQAMLVTHSRRDAAQLAEHVGLELADPGAQPAAESVRQATALLAEAIETGRFVDEAWAISRRLWSEPEALAATTSGADQRAETSVRRGTALRARLGHYLGATFHYGGEWYWGLDRLYHLEQRLQELGAARSGVDDLLFPPSKDLRTPTPLEPAPEIDFFFSLRSPYSAIVTPRIFELARLTGAKLRLRFVLPMVMRGLPVPRAKRRYIAEDAAREAFARGIPFGRVNDPVGRPVERGLSLMPLAERVGRGEDYLASFMRGVWAEGIDAGSDRGLRTLAERAGLEWRAALGALGDDGWRATAEANRQELFGLGHWGVPCFRIGETLVMGQDRLWAVGSLLGVGPGSARSHTVG
- a CDS encoding mucoidy inhibitor MuiA family protein, producing MSRTESMRQLAWICLGGWLVMATGCARSAATAQSAASANRSGAAGTVDPSVPQASLVSADDPNAVSVPSAIRKVTVYSDRALVSREASVKLTTEPTVYAFKHLPGWVDDGSVRAAITNGRILDVRVGRSYLAQATGKSYRKAEADARVLASRLLALDDELKVLDAQTKQVDDIKAFSLDKLNKDVVAGSPPPAGSVVIPGSVGVSTYAAVVDFIATKMREIAKGRRAVQAEREKLAPAVEAAKHHLDDLRGLTQLEETRVFVTVQGTTPADGQLQLSYLLPGATWEASHELRATGSDATSVEVTSFAVVTQASGEDWDNAELTFSTQSSTAAVRIPELEALTLGAGRAASQTIERQSASFKRAEAAFKGQNRLWNTRVQSAGRSRSFEQSYQTNVEFLEVTQSKTVQIFQSLQQRGTTAQFKAMNTTKVRADGRSVRVPLGRANLKAKKAIVAAPEQSLNAAQTLEMLNDSGQSLLPGNVALYQGGAFLGMTSLDFVADGEQFAVFLSVADQLKISRVLDKKRSALVRKQRTQMQLAFVVTVENLSGKTMSLKLADRIPVSEDKDIVISGIKITPDVKPDGKGILRWPLTLQPKEKRKFEIQYQIEYPPTLVVEMRKSEAADASQNRPGSPAAAPAPRKAYDLRKDIEQLENAF